In the Platichthys flesus chromosome 14, fPlaFle2.1, whole genome shotgun sequence genome, TAAGTAAACATTTTCATGTTATTCTCATACAATGATCTATAATTgacaacatttttatattgatAATCATTTTACTATAGACCATCTTGTGTTGGATCACTTCAGATGCAATGACCGTCAACACGTTCTGAGCCTTGAGTTCTAGTAAAACTAACCTTTTGAGGTTCCTTTACTTAATGTCGAGGTGTATATTTAACAATGTGattgtttttatgtatattGTCCTCTAGATATGCGACTGATGCAGGGGGATGAAATTTGCCTGAGGTACAAGGGAGATCTGGCACCTCCATGGAAAGGCATTGGACACGTCATCAAAGTCCCTGATAGTATCCTTATGACTGTTACAATAGACAAACTATATCTAACAATTTACCTGTTATTCACACTATCATCACTTCATCCAAAGTTTCCCTCTTGATTAATTTTTAATTCTTCATAAATTAAGATACTGACATATGGGTCTTTGGTAGCATCTAGTGGCAGCTgcagaaaactacaaaaacattgGCAAacgtttttctctctccacagtaCCATTCAatctttttaaaaagtaaattttaTATGTAGATTTctcatacatttaaatacatttacctttactctgaaatgtatttattaattttgcACTGAAGTTCATCTTTGTTTTGATGAAACAAAACCTTGTGCAGAGATGTTATCTGTATTATAAAGCTTGAAATGTCTGCAGCAGGTAACAGGAGTAACTGGAGAGTATCAAATATAACTGATAACAGCTTTTATCTGActtcaaatcatgaataaagaAAGGACAGTTTACATGCTGTCAAAGCATTTACCACAGATATGATAATAGGTAGATATAGTACGTATATTCAACAGCCAATATTTCCTTGAATTACTTTATCAGACTATGGTGATGAGATCGCCATTGAGTTAAGAAGCAGTGCCGGGGCTCCTGTGGAGATcccacacaatttccaggtCGACTTTGTGTGGAAGTCAACTTCCTTTGACAGgtatttagacacacacacacacacattgcctgctcctggtatttcattacggcctgatacgatgatgatttaaaaaattaacgtgaacgtgactttcactcacgttcaacaaattaaaactgattcgttaagttcgcgaaaaatatgcgcaacatgcacaacactgcacagggagccactgcagaggggctgaagagccgcaaaAGGGTCCGGAGCCGCAGGCTGCCGACCCTGCTCTGGAGGATGACGTGAAGCGTTTTTTTACAGTGGTATCGAAATTGGCAAGTATTTTAGAACGTAGAACAATATGGAGAATACCCCTTTTGAAGGTGTACTGCACTTCAACTACAAGTTTATTTTAGCGGATGTTTGCAGACCTCCCAAAGGGGGATCAGACCTGGGTTTGTGTCCCTAACATCTTGGTGCCCGGTTGGGATCTTTCCTAAAACAGTCCTAAAACATTGATTCAGTCAgtaattttgaaaatgtttccacTCAATGATGGCTCTTGTTTTTATAATCCAGTAAATCCTCTCTCAATATTCCCACCTTTCCATCATCCAGGATGCAGAGTGCCCTGAAGACGTTTGCTGTGGATGAGACTTCAGTGTCTGGTTACATCTACCACAAACTGCTGGGACACGAGGTAGAAGATGTGGTCATCAAGTGTCAGCTGCCCAAACGCTTCACTGCTCAAGGCCTGCCTGATCTCAACCACTCCCAGGTAAGTtagaaaaacaaccacacattTGTTTCCTTGATTTGCTTTGGTAAAGTATCATCGGACAAATGTGCCTGTGCCCACACCGGCATTACAGAAACcacaaacatgaaggagatAATTCAGAGTTTTAGGATTAATGTCAGTCATATCTCATAAAGCTTTTTCAGGCTAAACCATGTTACTTTATAGTGTCATTATTTAAACGGTTTAATTAGTTTCATTATTAAACATCTTAGTTTTTCAGGAACATTGTCATGGTTTGATGTTATACAGGTGTATGCTGTGAAGACAGTGCTGCAGCGCCCCCTCAGTCTGATCCAGGGACCTCCCGGCACAGGCAAGACAGTAACCTCTGCCACCGTTGTCTACCACCTGGCTAGACAGGGTAACGGGTAAGACCCACACTGAGTAAATGGTTTCAATCTTTTTGTAGTATATGGCCCAGTTCAGACCTGATGGTGACATCAGCCTTTGCTGATCCTGTCACAAATGgacatttttattatcatcAGTTCACACCTGCCATTAGAATGTCCTCATGTGTCTCAAGTGACCACAtatgatcagatctcacttctctgctgtatatatatgcaaataaacatgcatgtcatctctctctctttaggcCAGTGCTAGTATGTGCTCCAAGTAACATTGCTGTTGACCAGCTGACAGAGAAGATCCACCAGACAGGACTCAAGGTGGTGAGGCTGTGTGCCAAGAGCAGAGAAGCCATTGACTCGCCTGTCTCCTTCCTGGCTTTGCACAACCAGACCCGCAACATGGACAGGTAACACATAACTTACTTTTATCAATTAGACCTTTCATTGGTTATTTAAGTTGCAGTTCTCCCAATAATTTACAACTTAAGTAGGATTTTACGAATTGTGTAGTAATTAACTAAAACATGGGAAGTACAAATAACATCACTGGTGGCCTATGTTTATTCCAGACCTTTAAGTTATACTTGGAAAAAAATACTAGTCATTGCTCTCAAGGACAAAACTGATCTGCTTTCAAACTTGCAGTATGCCAGAGCTTCAGAAGCTGCAACAGCTGAAGGATGAAACTGGTGAGCTGTCATCCTCAGATGAGAAGCGCTACCGAGCTCTGAGACGTACCGCTGAGAGGGAGCTGCTTATGgtatgaacattttttaaattaaatttaacgGTTACTATCAAGTGCCAAATCATTCTTATGCTAATCCGACATGCCATTGTATGAGTTTTACCatgaatctgaaaaaaattGACATGGACAAGTCTGCTttaatccctctctctctctcccagaatGCTGATGTGATTTGTTGTACCTGCGTTGGGGCAGGGGATCCTCGTCTGGCTAAGATGCAGTTCCGCTCGATCCTGATCGATGAGAGCACCCAGGCCACTGAACCAGAGTGCATGGTGCCTGTCGTCCTGGGGGCCAAGCAGGTCGGAGACTCATGAGTGAAAATACACGTGAATCATTCTATGACATCAGCTATCTGCTTCAAGTGCTGTCAAACCACAGGCTTTTCCTCTTAACTTTGTAATCATCCGTTGTTTTTTCCGTAGTTGATTTTGGTGGGGGATCACTGCCAGCTGGGTCCTGTGGTGATGTGTAAGAAGGCAGCTAAAGCAGGACTGTCCCAGTCTCTGTTTGAGCGTCTGGTAGTTCTGGGGATCCGACCAATTCGTCTGCAGGTCCAGTACCGCATGCACCCGGCCCTCAGCGCCTTCCCCTCAAACATCTTCTATGAAGGCTCTCTGCAGAACGGAGTCACTGCTGGTAAGTTGCCCATCAAAACTCCTGCCAAATCTTCAGAATACGGCTAAATGTTCTTTCACTTGTTCTTTACTGCTCACTTCACACATATGGCCACAATGCCTGCTGTCAGACTTCCTCATTTGAGAAACATGTTATACAATGTACTTCACTGTACATCCTCCAGTATTGAGCCACATGTATTTGGTTGTTTTCCCTACAGCGGACCGTGTGAAGAAAGGCTTTGACTTTCAGTGGCCGCAGCCTGACAAGCCGATGTTCTTTTACGTCACACAAGGCCAAGAGGAGATTGCCAGCTCCGGAACATCATATCTGAACAGGTATATACATGTCTTGATTCTATTCTTTATCCTATATGTTTAACATTCAATCTCAAAGGATTGTATCTGAAAATTGCATATGTTCTTATTCCTACTTTAGGTCAGGTGTCAGTTTGAGAACCATGTTAAACATTTATCTAATACACAGGCAGCCACTATTCTTTCcttatgtgtttaaatatacatcACACTACTATTATGCACATACTTCATGTCCATAACATGTCATAAAATGAGGGTTCTTGTTCATGTAGGACAGAGGCAGCCAACGTGGAGAAAATAACTACAAGGTTGCTGAAGGCCGGAGCAAAACCTGATCAGATTGGCATCATTACTCCATATGAGGGCCAGAGGTCCTACCTGGTCCAATACATGCAGTTCAGTGGCTCCCTCCATACAAAGCTCTATCAGGTACCGTggtttattttttgcattttaaatacTGAATTGAGAACttgaaaagaaatgtcaaatgtaTCTCaaccatttaaaataaaatacaaacaaagctGCTCTAAGAAATGCACTGAATTCCAGACATTTTGCTGAAATTTTCCaaaggggctgtgtgtgagaacaacAGTCaagagtcagttgctctggacatttagTTGACCCTGATGATCTCCTTCTGCATTTTCATTTGTGAAAGGCCAACTGCAGATGTCAACACCTAACATTCTAGAcattttccaaaaaaaaaacggtTTGGTTAAGCTTAAActaagaggaaagaggaggcagAAATGATTCCAGAACCTTAAGTCTGTAGCCATTTACCTCAAACAGTCTACCATTTCTAAAGAAAGCACAACCACATTATGTCTCACAATTAGTAAACGAATTATCCTTTAACATCAGTCAGTATTTTCCACTAATTTCTCTTCATTCTTTAGGAGGTGGAGATAGCCAGTGTGGATGCGTTTcaaggcagagagaaagacttCATCATCCTGTCCTGTGTGAGAGCCAATGAGCACCAAGGCATTGGCTTCCTTAATGATCCCAGACGTCTAAATGTGGCCCTCACCAGAGCCAGGTAACACAACATGAAGTGCAATACTGATATTAACTCTTAATCGTGAGGTCTTTGTTATTAATCATCATCTGCTTCTGTCACGCAGGTATGGTGTGATCATTGTGGGAAACCCCAAGGCCCTGTCCAAGCAGCCCCTGTGGAACCACCTGCTGAACTACTACAAGGAGCAGAAGGTCTTGGTTGAAGGCCCCCTCAACAACCTGAGGGAGAGCCTCATGCAGTTCAGCAAGCCACGGAAGCTGGTCAACACCATCAACCCTGTGAGTTTAATACATGAATCTGTCTGTATATGATTCATAAAGAACGCAGAAATCaggtgtgatggaaatctggagatacaagaggctggaaacaacaaagttatctacgtgtatttaataaggggctttctgcagaaaggatcaacacagggagaccacaaggatctcagagtgaggatgaagaacagtcaaaaacacagatcttatataggaggatttagggctgtccttctgaaccaatccaggaaggatacatgggtgggggaaggagaggaatctaaacattagcaactgattcacatgtgtttccttaggtgataagaagacatccactccttcctttgatgggtaattaagtaacaaatggtctcaacgtatttcaacactaacagtcccaaccataaaacagctcaagtcataaaagtctcttgtcaaggcttcaaatgcttactatctaaatacaaaatagtttgtcaaccttgcttagttaatttttctactacacAGGGTTTCTTATCTTGGTCatgagcttcttttttttcttggtcAAATTTAACCGAATGagcaattaaaagaaaacttaGGTTTAAATGCAAGAATTAATGAGCTGCGGgctaaaaacattaaataatgtttcttgtcctgttttttttttcaggggggTCGATTTATGAGCACAGCCATGTATGATGCCAGGGAGGCACTCATTCCTGGATCTGTTTATGACCGCAGCACCAATGGTGAGTCattctgaaaaaacaaacttatcCCAAATGTTAGAATGTTTCTTACCAATTGTGAAAGATAAAGGAAGTATCTACTCTGTGGTTTATTGTGAACAGagtcaatgtttttaataaagaaatttaaaatcaaaaataGGACCCATGAGCACTGTAATGTCAATACAAGCTCTGCAAAGAGTCAAATCATTTAAAGGAGGGTAAAATTAACCTGTAGCTCTTTCCGCTGCAGGACGCATGTCCAACATGTATTTTCAGACCCATGACCAGATCGGTATGATTGGCACAGGATCCAATACCATGACATCAATGAATATCCCTATCCCCTTCAACCTGGTGATGCCCCCTATACCGCCCTCTGGATACATGGGACAGGCCAATGGGCCCACAGGAGGTGAGACACATACAACTATTAGAGCTAACTGCTAACTGCATAGTTCTTGCACCTGTCTAAGCTGTGATACCTGACTCCATTGTCGTCCAGGTCGTGGTGGAGGTATGAAGGGGAGGGCAGGGAGCGGAGGTGGAGGCGGGACTCGAGGTGGCCGTCAACGAAACCGTGGCAACATGGGTAACCATGGTGGAGGGAATGGAGGAGCGGATCGTGGGCATGGAGGACATATGAGCGGCAGCCAGGCCAGTCAGGACCTGGGCTCCCAGTCTTTCTCCCAGGGTCCTCTGACGCAGGGCTACATCAACATGAGCCAGCCTTCACAGATGAGTCAGTCCGGGCTCTCACAGCCTGAACTCTCCCAGGTTTGTTTTCCTTATTAAGAAAGAAATGTTTAATACAAATTCAGCATTCAAGAGGTTTAATGATCTAATAACTAGTTGCACTTAAAGAGGCTAGCTGTTTATtcactgcatttatttttgtaatgccATAGCTGTCTGCACATATATTCCAACGTCTTGTCCAGTTTTCCTCCTCAAGTACAGACTCCATCGTGTCCTCCGCCACTTACTCCTTTTTCTGCCTGGAAAGACGTGAGGGAGCAACTGTTGActggtctgtctctgtttgtcccaTTATAGGACAGTTACCTAGGAGACGAGTTCAAGTCCCAGATTGATGTGGCTCTGTCCCAGGACTCCACCTACCAGGGGGAGCGGGCCTACCAACATGGTGGTGTGACTGGACTGTCCCAGTACTAGACTGTAAGAAATTCCACTGTGGACTCAGCTGACTCACAGAAAGTTAAAGAAATATTCTgtccatttattttccttctgAGAATTACATGAAATTACACAAGGGTTCAGgtttctgtggactgagtccagcagccAGACTTAACTTGTCGCAGCTCAATTACTGTTGGTTGCTTTTgaagtttcagaaagaaagtaTTGCCAGTGGCCAAAACAGATTTATAAATGATATGAATTAATATGTACTTGAAAATGAGCATATgtcaataaatgtgtttattgatcTTTTTCTTTCAGGTTGCTGGAAAGGAGCTAGGCCTGTGTGAAGCTTAGTTCATCGGTATTTTAATCCGGGTaataacaaaaaagaacaaacatggATACCCGTTTTCGACTGCTACAACCGAAGCACCACTGTGTGAAAGTAACAGGAGAGAGACCGTGAGAAACCAACCAATCACAAGAGTGAGAGCAAAAAACATGGGAGTAGAGCTGGACAGGAAGAGAGCAAGAGACCGGagtgggaggtggaggagagaaggcaCTGCTGCTCACGTGCAAAGACATGGCGAGGGAGAAAAGCTTGTCGTCGTTGGAGCAGCACAGGTGGAGAGGCACGACCTTGGACAGGTCAAGGAGGGACGGAAGGTCCGATCAATGCTGGAGAGGGGAGTAGGACAACTGTGTCATCTTGTCCCTCTTGTGCCCCTGAACCCTCCGGCGTCTCCGGGCGGTGTGGTTGGGATTCTTGGTCCAAAAGCtgagaaagatggagaagaagaggtgtcTTACACAAAAGTTCTCCACGCTAACCCAACAGGATGTCCTCTGTGActtggagagaaagagagaaaaaagggggaCACAACCCTTGAAGAGGTTGACATGGCAACTTTTTTAAACTCAAAGCTTGAATCGAGGCTCTGCATTTGATCACATCTAAGCATCCAGGAGAGACGAGTGTCAAAACGCTGTTTGGCTGTAGGAGTGAACTCTAAAGCGCTCGTGGTGTTGTGCCTCAaagagctgaaatgattatttgaGGATTACACAACAGCCGTGGATTGTTCGCTTTACTTTCTCAGCTTTGAGTTGGAAAGTTTTCTAAATAGAAGCTGTTTCTATCAAGGCTTTTCAGTGATGTAAGCTTTTGTCGTCGGCCGTCTTACAAGGCTGGTCTGTGTAGGAAATAGCTCTTGAAAATTGTAaacgcaaaaaaacaaacatctttgtCTCCAGATCTGAGGACGTCGATGAGTCCAAAgatctgcagagagggagacaatgttgtttttgttctgctaaatgtttttctttattgtagtgcaacaaagtgaaaaacaccATAACCAGCTTGAAACCAGCAGGTAGGGATCATCTTGAGCATATTCACGGCAGCTAAAAGCATCAATAAAGCCAAATCAAGAGGGAGGTACTCCCCCCAAACCTTTGCCCTAAAACATGCTTACAATTAATGTGCAATAAAAGAAGCTTACTCTTTCAGTGATAAGAAAAAAACGAGAACTTTTATATGGGAGAAATCATgagcttgtgttttcatgacTCCTTGCTACTAAGACTTCTAACTTCGAAGCCCCCATCTGAGAAAAAAGAGTTGAAGAGAAACTTGGGTTTTTGGTGAAGGATATTTTGAGAAGTATTTGAACTGATATACCTTATATAAGTTATATGTTGTCCACGCACTGTCAAATCAGGCTTGAAGACATCTTTAAATTAAGCAATGATGACCTATGTGTAATGTATATGTAGGTTGGACCTAGTCcagaaaatgacttgtgttttcGTGTTTGTTAGTCTGTTGTCCTGAAGTTTTGAGCTCATAGAAGAGTGAAAGAGTAGTTCATGTGAAAAACAGAACAGTTAGTTTAGTAAACATAAGTTCTTTTAGTTTCAgttatatgtttgtgtttcacttgcTATAGACATGTGAAGTTTTCATGTAGCTTGTATTTAATCAGTAACTCTAAATTTGACTATATATAGCCTTTACTTTTTTGGTAATCTAAAGGgcttttattttcacatcatGAAAGTGTGTGACACTAACCCCTCCTCACTGTCAGTGCAGCTGTTTGTCGTGAACGGTTCTACCATAGCCCGTCATGATTGTTTCATCTGCAGAGAGAACCTAAGCTCCTCCTCAGGCTGCAATATAGACAGAAGGCAACCACAACTATCGGAATATGTTTCAGCAAACAAGTCACTATTaagttatttgtatttatttaatttttatttaattttaataatgaaTTTTTAACAAACGCAGGTCAGTTTGTTTCCAATGTGCAATGATGATAAATCCCCTTCCTGTACAGAAAAACAGATTCACatgtatacccccccccccccccccttatctgTGGAGCTGTAGATCATCTATTTACTCAAGCACATGGATGAGATAACCATCAGCATCTGTCTTTAAGAAGACATGCATCTGCCTGTGACCACCTCATCCTTCATTAACACATATTTCTGCATGCACTGTGACTCGAGGGTAACTCTTTGAGTCTCTGCTATACAGATTTTCTTTGCCCTGATTATTTTCGGCTTATTGATTTGGCCTGAACTGTGAATgaagacattttgtgtttgccACATGGCCGAACCTGTCCGCCCACTAATTTATGTTTCTAGTAAGGAAATATTACTCACAAAAAAGTCTCTTGTGGATTATGTTGGGAAATTAAAGTTTGCTTCTTTTGCGTGTTTTTAACTTCttaaactctgtttttttaaggaCTCCAAGTCTTTTGAAATGATCGACAGTTCAGCATTTATCTTGAACTTGCGTGAATTGATTCGGCAAATTTAAGCTGCGACTATCAGTAAGTGACATGCTTTACACAGGAGATTGTACCTGCTCACCAGTTACATAGAGCAGGAATGAGCATTCAGAGTGGGAGTGAAAGCAATCACAAAAATCGTGAAGCTGCTATGTTAAAGTTTAGAAACGttacattgtgttgctttaagtaAAGGTCCTGCATTTAAAATTATGCAGACAATGTATGGAAAATCCAGAAAAGGTACCTACGTTTAAAAACTAGTAATACCTGTATCCTGTGAGTGCTAATTTATATACTACATTatgagattattatttttaagtaaTGTACCAGCACACATGTATCCTTTTACATGGTCATAGTGGCACCAGTTAAAACTCCTTTACACACAGTTGGCGGAGCTCTTCAGTTCAGTTGGGGTCGACCTCCTTTAAAGGGTCAGAGGATAACCTGTGAGATGATTCATGTTgtaggaaagaagaaaaacaaagtgataaTGTGCAATTTGGTAATAATTCCAGGCATATTTCCTTCCTCGTAATCTTCTCATCTGTAAAATGGTATTATTACGTCTCTGAGCCTGTAACTCAAACCTTGAGAGATGTTTTAAAGTTACAGCTCCATGGATGCAAGACAACAACAGGTTTTATCTCTAAGAATATATTCCCTTTCCACAGGACAGAACTGTGACTTCAGTCATAGAAATATCTGCTGATCTAGATGTCAGTCTGTTGCAGCTATAGGCTCTGTCTGAGCTGTAGGATGACACTGGATCAGTCTTTTTAGGTCATGACTTCTCCCCCGGGACGATGTTTTCATTAAGCCGCGGAGCTGGCAGCCCCTCGCAGACCTATAAGATCCGGTCCTGCGGTcaatgcacacatgcacacggagGCTGGTTGGCTGCGGGCAGACTGACACAGCtccccccgctcctcctccgcctcctgctgctgtagCGGCTGCTCGGAGCCTCTGGAGCCAGCAGGTGGTACTCGACCGTCGGCTGTGTCCCGCTGCTGAACGCGATCAGGCGGctggatgaggagctgaggaggcacggagagagagggagctgtaacaggaggaaagacaaagagagaagagggaggaaggaggagctgTTGCGTCTCTTCTCTCCGGGATGGACACAGCCGGGACCGCGGTCATCCAGGTcagccgctcctcctcctcctgcgccGGGCTGTGACTCTCCGGCGGACCCCGGTCACCGGCGGGACAGCGTCGACACTTGGCCGCCTGCAGGAGTCTGTGCGCGGCTGTTGGCTGTGAACTCCTCCGGAGCGAAGCGTCTGCAGCGTCACAGTGAACCAGCAGCTTCAGTGTGGAGTTACTGACGGATAACCGACTCAACAGGGTTCTAACACCGACATGGGGTGAGTGTGTCTGGGTCAGTGCGTTTAATTAGCTGGTGTTTAACAGGGGGAATCTTTTAATAACAATTCCTCTATGATTTGTTGAGTTAATAAATcaactttttctgtttttgtagaAGAGAAGTCTCAGTCACCTTGTAAGATGTTTCCTCACCACAGAGAAAGGTAACAACATTTAACAGATTTGTTCTACATGTGACCTTGATATATAGtcaggattattattataatctttATTGTATTATAATAAACTTGATCGATATAGCTCATTTTCAAGGGAAACTATGGAAAAGCAGAAAGttataatttaaaatcaaaatacggaaataaaatgttacagatgagaaaagagttCAAAAAAGATAAAATTACTGAAATAGACCATTAGTTACTTACTGCTTTACGAGattataaaacaacaataaaagagcaataaaatgaaaagtatATCTCAAAAACTGCACTGTGCCAACCACTTCACATTCACCTTTCAACAACTTTATTATCTAGGTCTTAATACAAAGGAAATGTTTCTATTGTGATATGTATCGTAATTGTAGTAATGCTGCAATGCAGATTATGGAAACTCGTTTAGGGTCAGTCCTCTGATGCACATGTGCACATCTGGGGCAACGTTCCGGTTTCTTCTTCACGTTGAATGAGCACAGGTTCTCCTGAATCCTTGCAGAATTGAATTAATGTTGATTGTAGACTTTAATCTGATAAATTAACACCATTATCATTCTGTGAAACTATCAGAGTTTTCAAATGATTTCATCTGTAATTCCCGGTCATGACCATGCTGAGGatgtcaagtcaaagtcaagtCAAAGCTTATTCTTATagcaagttaaaaaaaaaatgcagtggaCCAAAGTACTTAGgcttaaaatagaaatagataaatatagaaatacatataaaaacaaagaacaaataaCATACATATTTGAGAATTTGAATATTAAACAAATGTCTCAAATTGAAAGCCAGTGAGAAGAAGTTGTGTTTTAAACGTTTGCAGGGTCTGATCGGTTCTGATATGAAGAGGTAAACTGTTCAATAGATCAGGATTCTTTAACTGGAGCTGCAAGTGAAAAAGATGGGCAGAGGTGCAGAGCATTAATGTATGAAGCTGCTAAATCCTTTCAAATGAATGTACAACCTTCAGTGTGATTTGTTCAATTTATTTGATAGAAAGTTAAACTGTCCGCATTTCTTTTGTTTAGTTAGGACGTATTTAACGTGTTAATCTGTAGTAGCACAGCTGCGAACTGCGTTGACAGCTTACTGAAATCAGACCGCGTTGCACCGCTGCCTTTTACACAGATAAGTTAAAAACTATACAGGTTACAAGCAGCCACTTCTtttccttcagcagcagcagaagtggAGCATCTGCACCAAGTGAAAGAAATAACACAAGCATCTCATCAGAGATCAGGGGGCAACTGGAGGAACTGGGTGAAGCAGATTGTGGATATTGTGGTTGGAATTAGTGGGGTTATTCATCCTGAAGTGTCGTCCAATCACTCTCAAGCTTTGTTAGACTTAGACACCCCCATAAGCCCTGGTGGCCACCTCCATCTGCTGAGGATGACGGTCGGGCAACATTACATATTACATATCCTTGAGCTGacgcctttatccaaagcgacttacaataaggaCTCTCAAAACATCCTTGAGAAGTGAATGACTGCTGgactgtcacacagacacacacacacacacacacacacacacacacactcacacacacacacacacacacacacacacacaaacgaaaGCAACATGAGTGCCTCAACAACTATTTTCACACACAGTAAGGAAACAAGTGTtgacagatatacacacacacatgcagcctgtTATTCTCTGTTCCAACGTGTGGTCCTGACTATTTGAAACTCCTAACATTACCTCAGGGGGGTTGAAGGTTTGATTCCTGGTTGATCATGAGTGTCAGACAGCAGACAGACGTGTGGCCACTTCAGACAATGAATGTGACGTGTGATCTAGGTGAGGTGTAATCCTGACGTGAACCtaaagtggcccatgtgg is a window encoding:
- the LOC133969001 gene encoding regulator of nonsense transcripts 1-like; this encodes MSVEAYGPSSQTLTFLDTEEAELLGADTQGSEYDFTDFTLPSQTQTQGQTQSQLDGQVNGPDGILQNGDDPVLKAGHLLAELNFEEDEEDTYYTKDLPVHACSYCGIHDPACVVYCNTSKKWFCNGRGNTSGSHIVNHLVRAKSKEVTLHKDGPLGETVLECYNCGCRNVFLLGFIPAKADSVVVLLCRQPCASQSSLKDINWDSSQWQPLIQDRCFLSWLVKIPSEQEQLRARQITAQQINKLEELWKENPTATLEDLEKPGVDEEPQHVLLRYEDAYQYQNIFGPLVKLEADYDKKLKESQTQDNITVRWDLGLNKKRIAYFTLPKTDSDMRLMQGDEICLRYKGDLAPPWKGIGHVIKVPDNYGDEIAIELRSSAGAPVEIPHNFQVDFVWKSTSFDRMQSALKTFAVDETSVSGYIYHKLLGHEVEDVVIKCQLPKRFTAQGLPDLNHSQVYAVKTVLQRPLSLIQGPPGTGKTVTSATVVYHLARQGNGPVLVCAPSNIAVDQLTEKIHQTGLKVVRLCAKSREAIDSPVSFLALHNQTRNMDSMPELQKLQQLKDETGELSSSDEKRYRALRRTAERELLMNADVICCTCVGAGDPRLAKMQFRSILIDESTQATEPECMVPVVLGAKQLILVGDHCQLGPVVMCKKAAKAGLSQSLFERLVVLGIRPIRLQVQYRMHPALSAFPSNIFYEGSLQNGVTAADRVKKGFDFQWPQPDKPMFFYVTQGQEEIASSGTSYLNRTEAANVEKITTRLLKAGAKPDQIGIITPYEGQRSYLVQYMQFSGSLHTKLYQEVEIASVDAFQGREKDFIILSCVRANEHQGIGFLNDPRRLNVALTRARYGVIIVGNPKALSKQPLWNHLLNYYKEQKVLVEGPLNNLRESLMQFSKPRKLVNTINPGGRFMSTAMYDAREALIPGSVYDRSTNGRMSNMYFQTHDQIGMIGTGSNTMTSMNIPIPFNLVMPPIPPSGYMGQANGPTGGRGGGMKGRAGSGGGGGTRGGRQRNRGNMGNHGGGNGGADRGHGGHMSGSQASQDLGSQSFSQGPLTQGYINMSQPSQMSQSGLSQPELSQDSYLGDEFKSQIDVALSQDSTYQGERAYQHGGVTGLSQY